DNA from Aquaspirillum sp. LM1:
TATGCGTGGACTGGGTGCATCCGCATGCAGATTGGCCGGCACCTGGCGATGCTGCAGGCACAGCACGGTCTTGATCAGGCCGGCAATTCCTGCTGCCGCTTCGGTATGGCCAATCACCGATTTGCATGCGCCCAGCAGCAGGGGCCGGCTGACGCCTGGTTCACACCGGCAAACCTGGCCAATGGCGTCGGCTTCGATCGGGTCGCCCGTTGGTGTGCCGGTGCCATGTGCTTCAACAAAGTCCAGCGCCCCCGGGCTGATTCCAGCCTGGGCGCAAGCGGCACGAATCACCGCCTGCTGGGCCTGACCACTGGGCAGGGTGATGGTGGCCGTGTGGCCATCTTGGTTGGAGGCGCTGCCGCGAATCACCGCCAGCACCGGGTCGCCGTCCTGCAGTGCCTGAGCCAGTGGCTTAAGCAATACGGCACCAACGCCTTCACTGCGCACGTAACCATCGGCCCCTGCGGCAAAGCTGCGGCAGCGCTGACGCGGAGACAGAAAGCCTGTGCGGCTTTCCACCACCGAAAAATCCGGTATCAACATCAGCTGGCTGCCTGCGGCCACCGCCAGATGGCTCTCTCCCCGACGCAGGCTGTCGCAGGCCAGGTGCACGCTGAGCAGAGAGGACGAGCAGGCGGTATCGACCGTCATCGACGGCCCCCGGAAATCAAAGGTGTGCGACACCCGGTTGGACAGCATGGTGCCCAGCGAACCGGTGGAGGTATAGCCGGAAGCTTCGCGCAGATTGGCAAACTGCAAGTGCAGATAGTCATGGGTGAACGCCCCGACAAATACCCCCACGGCTTCACCCGCCAGGGTGCCAGGTGCCAGCCGGGCCTGTTGCAGCGCCTCCCAGGTGACCATCAGCATCAGACGATGCTGGGGATCCATGAAAGCCGCTTCGGTGCCGCTGAGGCCAAATACCTCGGGATCAAACCCGGCCACATCGTCGAGAAAGCCGCCCTCCTGGGCAACGGTGCGACCGGGCAGATTACGGTTGCGTGCGGCATACGCCGCAGTGGACCAGCGTTCCGGGGGAACCGGGCGGATGGGGTCGCGACCGCTGCTCAGCAGTTGCCAAAAGGCTTCTGGTGAGCCTACCCCACCCGGAAAGCGGCAGCCCATGCCGATAATGGCGATAGGCATGGCCGTTTCCGGCCCGGAGGGGGCAAGCATCATGGGGCTTCTTCCTGATTTCATCATCCTGCTGGGGCGTGCAAAGGGTTATGTGCACCACTGGTCCGGGCTGGGCACACATTTGGGTGGATGGGGAGGCTGGCCGGGGGTCATCAATGCTTCATAACTGATGCCATTGCCGAGCATTTTGTAACGCAGGCCACTCGGGCAGGTGGTTTCGCCGTTCATGGCCTGAGCCAGTCCAAGCGTTTCACCATAGGCCACCGTAATCGGCTGTAGCGCATTGCCATCTGTGGTGCGAATCACCCGCAATGGCGGCGAACCCGAGGTTTGAATGAATGCCCGTCCGGCCTGAGTGTCCATCACCAGCATGAACTGGGTGTAGCCCCGGGTGACCAGATCGGTGGAGGGCGGGGTGTTGTTGATCAGCCAGCGTTGGGTTTTTTCCTGTACGGTCAGCTTGGCAGCACTGACCAGAGGGTAACCATGATCAATAAATGCTTGCCGCACGCTGGACGACAACACGCCAGTATCCAGGCTGGCAGCCAGGGCAGGATCCATTGGAAACAGCGGCGTGCCAATGGTGCGGGTTGGCCCATTGGGCAATACCAGCGCCACGGCGGCATTGGTCAGGTTGGCCCCAGCCAGGCTGGCTGCAGTGAAGATGGTGCCCTGCAGGGAAGCAAACGCCAGCGACGCCGGTTTCTGGCCCTGGGTCGGATCCAGATTGGCCTTGCTGAAATCGGCATTGACCAGATTGGCGTACGACAGATTGGCACCAAACATCCGGGCCTGGGTGAAGGTCATGGTGGCCAGATTGGCACCCGACAGATTGACCTGTTCCAGATTGGCATTTTCGGCGCGGGCCAGGCTGCCGTACCACTGCGCGCCAGACATGTCCACCGCGTAAAGATTGGCCCCGGTCAGGATGGCATCCGGCATGAAGACATTGGTCAGAATGGCGGCATTGCCCGTGCTTTGCATCACCGCCAGCTGGCCATCCTGCTGGCGACGCACCCGCAAGGCAATATCGCCCTGTTCAACCAGCCAGTCTTCACCGGGCAGGCGTGTGGTCACCTGAATGCCGATCCGGGTATTCAACACCGCCTGACCCTGGTGTTCCAGCGCATGCAATGTGTCGGGCATCTGGCCAAGATCCAGCTGCGCGGCAGCATGCGCATCAAGCTGGCCAATGGTTTGCAGGCTGCCAAACTGTCCGCCGGTGATATCGGTGCGCGCCAGGCTGGCGTTGGAAAAATTCGCGCCCACCATCGATACATTGCCGGTGATGCTGGCCCCGGTCAGGTCAGCCCCCACCAGCACGGCATCGTTGAGCGATGTATTGTCAAATTTGGCCTGCTTGAGCGATGCTCCCTGAAACACCACCCGATCCAGGGTCTGGGCGGTCAGGTTGACGCCGTCCATTTTTGCCTGGGTAAAGTTGGTTTGCGCCGTCAGAGTGGCGTCACGCAGGTCCATGCCGGTCAGCGTGGCCGCCAGCAGCAGGGTATCGCTGAGGTTCAGCCGTGCCGCGCCAGTGACTTTGGACAAGGCCGCATTGGTCAGATTGGCTTGGGCAAAGTTGACGTCGTTGATGTCGGCACCAGTGAAATTGGCACTGGGCAGCGAAGCCTGGACAAAGATGGCGGTTTGCAGCGTGGTGTTCTGCAGATTGACCATGCTCATCAACGCCTGAGTAAAATTGGCCGTGCTCAGGCTGGCATGACTCAAATCCACATCCAGCAGCGTGGCTTTGCTCAGGTCTGCGTGATTCATCACCGCATACGCCAGCCGCGCTCCGGTAAAATCGGCCGCCGTAGCACTCAGATTGTTCATGCGCACAGCCGTGCCATGGCTGTTGCAACGGCGAAAGCTGGCATTGGGCAGGGTGGTGCCGCTGAGCAGGGTGCTGGCGTTGAACGTCACATCGTCAAACAGCACATGGCTGCCTGTGGCACCAGAAAAATCCACTGCCGACAGATCGCAGCCGGTAAAGTTGGCCCGATCGATGGTGGTGCCCACCAGACGGGCGCTGGTCAATGTGCAGCCATGCAGGTCGGCATCCGACAGGGCCGCCCCCATCATCACCAGGCGAGCGAGATTCTCGCCGGCCAGAAAGGCAAACCGCAAGTCTGCCCCCATGGCACCAAAGGCTTTCAGATCGGCCAACCCAGCGGTCACGATGGTGCGGTTGAACAGTGCGCCAGCAGGAGGATTGGCCGTGACCGGCTGCCAGGACAATGTCGTGCCGCTGGCCACCAGATAACTGTCACCACTGCTGCTGCGCCGGCGCAAGCGAAACTGGTCATTGACCGGCTCTGCCGCCAGCAGCGCCACCGCACCATCACGGGGCTGATTGGCGACCGCTACCGCCCCCGATGCTGCTGACAGATACAGGCCATTACCGGCCTGCATCCACACATTGGTGCCAGCCACATCGCCATAGGCATTCAGCATTTGCGAGAGGGCACCACTGTCTGCGGCGGCCAGCGCCAGCGCACCGTGGCTGTCAACCGTGATGGTTTGGCCGGAAGCATTGGCAAACTGCCATTTTCCGGCAAAGGGCATGGGGGCAGTCATCGCATCAGGCTCCTGGAGTATGGGTGATCTGCACCGATCCGGGCTGTCCGCCCGCACCGCCTTGCGCACTGTGGCCGCCATTGCCGTTGCTACCATCCGCCGCAAACGAGCCATCGCCATTCTGCCCGCTGCGCCCGGCCAGGCCGCCAACACCACCTGCCTGGCCCATCCCGCCATCACCGCCATCCGATCTGGCTTTGACCGGCAAAGGCTGATTGCTCTGGGTGTAGCTGACCCAGATGGCTCCACCGTCGGCACCTTGGCCACCATAGCCGCCATTGCCGCCATGCCCGCCATTGCCGCCATGTCCACCGGACATGGTGGGCAGATTGCTGCAGCGGTCATGCTGGCGGCCAGCATTGCCGCCATCCCCCCCATTACCCCCACTGCCAGGGTTGCCGCCATTCCCGCCATGCCCCCCCTGGCTATTGATTTCAATCGGGGCAATCAGGGCAAAATTGGCGCATTTCAGGGCAAACCACCAGGATTCGCCCGGCTGGCCATCGCAGCCACTGCTGCCGGCAGTGCCATCACTGCCGCTGGTGCCACTGGTGGCCGTCTTGCAACCACCAAACAGGCTTGAGGAGCCATTAACGCCATTGCTGCCCTGGGTGCCAGGCGTGCCCGGCGCGCCATTGGCCCCATTGGCTCCATTGACACCGGTAATCAGAATATCTGCGGACATCGTGCTGCTCTCCTTGTCTGTCTATGCAGGAATCTGCACGCCGTTGACGTAAATCTTGCCCGATGCGCCTGCCTTGCCCGCAGTGCCAGAAGAGCCAGTGCCGCCTACGCTGCCGTTGCTGCCGGCAGTTTTGCCTGAGCCACCGCTCCCACCCGCCCCGCCGGAACCTCCGCGCCCCCCCGTACCGCCTTGCCCACCCACCGCCTTGGCTTGAATGGACGGAACCCCGCTGCTGTAAGTGATGTAAATCTGGCCACCATTGCCGCCATCGCCACCCGCCCCGGCATTGCCCCCTTTACCGCCATTGCCACCGGCTCCGCCATTGCCTGCGCTGCATTGGCTGGTAGATGCCCCACCGTTGCCGCCCTTGCCACCGGCTCCGCCATTGCCACCATTGCCGCCGGCACCACCGTTGCCACCCTGGGTCAGCGCGACCACCTTGCCATCCAGCTGATCGACCGCCAGATAGACATCATTGGCCGTTTCGCCTTTGCCACCCGCGACGCCATCTGCGCCAGCGGTGCCACCACCGCCCGCCGTGCCATTGGTGGCCGACTGGGCGCAAGAGCTCTTGTTGTCCTTGCCCGCATTGCCATCACTGCCGGCTGCGCCGTTGTTGCCATTGCTGCCGCTGCCGCCGTTACCGCCGTTGCCGCCAACATTGTTGAAGTTGTAATCCGGTGTGGCATTGGCCACCACCACCATTTTGCTGGCCTTGACGGTGCCGTTGGTCTTGTAAATGATCCGCCCGCCCGGCTCGACGGTAATCGAGTTGTAGGCCAGCACCACAGGGTCACCGTGGCCATCCTTGTCTTCGACAATCAGGTCATGGCCCGGTGACACCACGATATCGTCGCCGGTATACACGGCCACCTGCATCGGAAAACGCTTGCTGTTGAGAATGTCCTGATAATCCTGCACCAGCGCCGAGTTGCCATACATATAGGCACGCAATGCCGTGCACAGATCGGCATGGTTGCCGGTGGCATTCCTGAGCCGCTCAGCCGAGAACGGTGCCGGCAGCGGGTGATGGTCGGGCATGCCATTGCTGCCGTACAGGCTGTCGGGCACGCCACCCAGCGCCTTGAGTTCCTGGATCGAGTTCACCGTGAAAAAGGCCGGTGGCACCGATGCCGTGTCCGGATCGTTGGACAACACCACATCGCCTTCATGATCTGCGGTCTTGAGTATCTTGGGCTGGCGCTCGACACCCATGACACGCTGGGCCAGCAGGTCGGTCAGGCTTTCGCTGTAGGTTTTCAGTTGGCTCATTGGGGAATCTCCTGGGTAAAGGTTTGAACATTGAGGATGAGCGATGCCGCACAACGCAGCAGGCCGCTACGCTCCAGCACCAGCGTATTGACCACCAGCGCCACAGGCTGCCCTGGGTTGCCCTGAATGGTCAGGACTTGCCCGGCGCGAATGATCAGCGTATCGATGGCAAAGACACTGAGCGTCACCGGAAAGCCTACCGGTGGCGAACTGGGAGGAATGCCGGACAAGGCCTGCAATTCATCCGTGGTGGTCAGTGTGGCGCTGAATGCCGGGGCCAGCGACCCGGCATCCGCCGGACTGAGCAAGCCTTCGGTCTGTCCAGCGGGCAGGGAAACCTGCGCGCTGGCGTCTTCCGGAGCAATGCCAAGGCTTTGCAGCACCTGGACAAACCCCGAACTGGAAAGGTGAATCGTCATGACAAACTCCGCAGTCAGAGTGGGAAACCGTAAACCGAAATCACCTGTTGATCGTCACCATTGACAGTGGCAACCACCGGGTAGTGAAGGGGCGCATCCAGCACGTCAAAGTGGCCGGCCGGATTGATCGTGACCAGGGTGGCGCTGGCCGACAGCGGGTGACCCTTGCTGGCAAACAGCGAGCGGATCTGGGTCATGTCGCCTTGCTGGAAGATGGGCAGGGTGGCAATGTCCAGATCAAACAATGGCGTGCTGGGGGTCCACTGGCTGACCACCGGTTCGGTGCGGTCGTTGGGGCCGAGGAAGCTGCCGTAGTTCAGTGCCACCACGGTGCGGAATGGATCGACCACCAGCCGGGCGGCGGCCAGATACTGCCGCTTGGCCGGGTCGGGAATCAGTGCAGCATCCGGCGAGGTCACCAGGAAGCGGCCATCGGGCTGATAGATGTCCAGAATGTAGTCGGACGGGCGCATGCCGTCGCCACGGTGCGACAGCACATAGATGTAGCCCTTGGCTTCGACGGCAATGTCCAGGTAGGTGATGCCTGCCGGCTGGTGTAGCGGCATGTAGGACAGATAATCGGCCACCGAAATCTCGGCAGGCTTGGCCGGGTCAACGGTCAGCAGGTACGAGCGGGCACCTGCGCGGTCGTTGACCTGCCACTTGACGCCACGCGCCATCATCTTGACGTCTACTGCCGTCAGGTCGTCGCTGACCTGCACCGCACCATTGGCCAGCCACAGGGTGTAACTGGCCGGCATTTGCGGGTCGGTCACCACCCAGCGACTGCCTGGCGTCACCACGGTGACCGTGCTGCTGCCAACGGGATCAATCCCGCCTTCGGAGGTCTGGTTGTAGCACAGGAACACGCCTTCTTCGGCAAAGGCGGCAATGATGATTTCATTGAGCACCGCGCCATCCAGCGCCCGGCGGAAATCAGGATTGCTGTTGGCAAACAGGAAGGTCAGGCCGTTGTCGCGGAATGCGGCTTGCAGCGCAGGCGAAAACACCTCGGCGTCCAGTGTGGCCACATAGTCGGCAGTCGGCAGGGTGAAGCGCTGAGCCCCCGGGAAGCTCGGTACCGGGTTGCCCTTGGTGTCAAATGCCTGTACTCGGGCATTCTGGGTTTCCAGCAGCAGTACCCGGCCATCCGGTGTCACCGCCAGTGCAATCGGACCATGCGTCAGGCCTTGCAGCACGCCCTGGCTGGACACGATCTGCGCTTCGGGTGCCAGTGCGTCATCCACCGGGCCTTCACCCAGTTGCAGAATCTGCATCTTGCTGTATTGCCAGCTAACGGCAATCACATAGCCGCTGGGGTGGACGATCATGGCATCCAGATGTGGGATGATGAAGGTTCCCCACGACTTGTTGGCGTCAATCAGCCCAAAGGTGTGGCTGCCGTCGCGCAGGTCGATCTGGCGCAGGTAATACTTGCCAAAACGGGAATCGACAATGAAGTTGTACGGGGTAATGGTTTTTTCATCTGGCCCCACCCCAAAGGTGTTGTAGGCAATCAGCGGCTGCACCTTGAAGCCCACTTCAGATTGTTTCAGCCGTTCGTTCAGCGAATCCACGCTCAAGATGGAAATATTCTGCAGCACATACATCTGGCCACTGTTAGGCGGGCTGTTCGGGTCTTCCAGCGGGATGTTTTCCCCGGAAGCCTGGTAACAATAGCCCACCTGATAATCCTCGTTGAGGATGGTCATGTTGACCAGCTTGCAGATGTTGTGCCCCACATTGCTGCAGTTGATGCCTTCCAGCGTGGTGGCGGGCGGCGAGCCCTTGATCCAGGTATGCTTGTTCTGTGTCTTGTCGTAGTTGAGCTGCTGCCAGTATTCGTACTGGGTGAGTTGGGTCAGCGGCACCAGCATTTCCTTGATGGTGCCATCCACGGCCATGATGCCAATATCGGCATTGTCTGGCTGCGCCGCCAGCAGCTCACTGACGTAGGCCCCGGCCAGCCAGCCATTGGCAGAGAACACATTGGCCTTGATTTTCAGCGTGCCGCCCCAGCCGATATTGGCAAAGTTGAACACCAGCGGGGTATTCGAGCCGGTTTCTGGCAGACGCTGGGTCTGGGTGTAATAGGTGCCGTTGGTGTATTCCACATTCACCACGCAACTGGCCCCCACTGGCGGCCAGATGGCGGTTTCCGGACGGCCTTTTTCGCCATGTGCCGGATCCGGATGCAAGGTGAACGACAAAGTCATTTGACGTTTGATGTCCACTTCCAGGGTGGCCGGGCTCGACAGCAGCTCACCCGTGGTCACCGCCATTTGCGCCATGTCCAGCGCAATGGCGGCCAGACGCACCGCCCAGCCCACCACCGGCGTGGCTTCAATGGCCATCGCGGCGGCAATCCGCGTGGCCACATACGTGGCCAGCACTTCCATGCCCTTTTTGGCCAGAATCCCCATGGCCACATTGGCCACGGTAAACAGCACCTGCTTGGTGTTCAGCAGTGCGGCTGCCACCGTGGTGCCACCGGCCAGCATCGGAAAGGCAATGGCGGCCAGCGCGGCCACGTTGTCCTTGTCGTTGATGAAGCTCTTGTACCACTGGCTGTCGGTCACCGCTGCGCCACCCAGCATGCACAGGGTAGGAATGGCGTACTGGAACATTGAGGTCAGGATCACCCCCGGCCAGACAATCGGATCCTGCCAGTTAGAGGTGCCCAGCCCACCAAACAGGAAGCGTGCAGCCTGGGCCTCACTCGGCCAGGGCGTGGAGAAATTGGTCGGGTCGGTGGGCATCGGAATGCCCATGATGGTGTTGACGTTGGACAGCACGCCAATGGATTTTTGTGAAGGCGTCTCAAACCAGCTGGCCATCGATTGCGGAAAGTAAAACGGCCACGTTCCGTTGACGGTTGGGTTGTTGATCGGCTTTTGCATCGTGGTGTCTTCAAAGAACTCGATGAACACGCCCAGTTGCCGCAGATAGGTGTTCTTGAAGTCGATGGCGAAGTTTTTCTTGACCGGATCGTAGACGATGCTGCCAGGGTAGACATTCATCCCGTGGTTGGGGGTCTGGTTGGTGGCGGTCCAGATCGACGCATTGGCCTTGCCCTGCTCGCTGACTGAGCGGGCGCGGTCGGACTCGGTCAGGTACTCGCGGCTATCAACCGACTGGCTCTGGTTAACGCTCCAGCTCTTGTTCTGCAGGCTGCTGTCGTTGCGGGCGGTGCTCAGGGCATACGAGACGGGGGCACCACAACCGCTTTCGGTTTCTGCCGACAGGTT
Protein-coding regions in this window:
- a CDS encoding pentapeptide repeat-containing protein; protein product: MTAPMPFAGKWQFANASGQTITVDSHGALALAAADSGALSQMLNAYGDVAGTNVWMQAGNGLYLSAASGAVAVANQPRDGAVALLAAEPVNDQFRLRRRSSSGDSYLVASGTTLSWQPVTANPPAGALFNRTIVTAGLADLKAFGAMGADLRFAFLAGENLARLVMMGAALSDADLHGCTLTSARLVGTTIDRANFTGCDLSAVDFSGATGSHVLFDDVTFNASTLLSGTTLPNASFRRCNSHGTAVRMNNLSATAADFTGARLAYAVMNHADLSKATLLDVDLSHASLSTANFTQALMSMVNLQNTTLQTAIFVQASLPSANFTGADINDVNFAQANLTNAALSKVTGAARLNLSDTLLLAATLTGMDLRDATLTAQTNFTQAKMDGVNLTAQTLDRVVFQGASLKQAKFDNTSLNDAVLVGADLTGASITGNVSMVGANFSNASLARTDITGGQFGSLQTIGQLDAHAAAQLDLGQMPDTLHALEHQGQAVLNTRIGIQVTTRLPGEDWLVEQGDIALRVRRQQDGQLAVMQSTGNAAILTNVFMPDAILTGANLYAVDMSGAQWYGSLARAENANLEQVNLSGANLATMTFTQARMFGANLSYANLVNADFSKANLDPTQGQKPASLAFASLQGTIFTAASLAGANLTNAAVALVLPNGPTRTIGTPLFPMDPALAASLDTGVLSSSVRQAFIDHGYPLVSAAKLTVQEKTQRWLINNTPPSTDLVTRGYTQFMLVMDTQAGRAFIQTSGSPPLRVIRTTDGNALQPITVAYGETLGLAQAMNGETTCPSGLRYKMLGNGISYEALMTPGQPPHPPKCVPSPDQWCT